In a single window of the Enoplosus armatus isolate fEnoArm2 chromosome 15, fEnoArm2.hap1, whole genome shotgun sequence genome:
- the tmem234 gene encoding transmembrane protein 234 has product MVTAVELLSLLLVSVLWGCTNPLLKRGTKGIENVTKTNRVSQLLAEIKFLFLNLKYLVPFLLNQTGSLVYYYTLSTTELSLAVPVANSLTFLCTLLTGKLLGEEFGGKQAVAGMFLTMAGITLCVISSIDDKDTGKQNMTQAAH; this is encoded by the exons ATGGTGACCGCAG TGGAGCTGCTGAGTCTCCTGCTGGTGTCAGTGCTGTGGGGCTGCACCAACCCTCTCTTGAAGAGAGGCACCAAGGGGatagaaaatgtgacaaagaccAACAGAGTCTCACAGCTGCTGGCAGAGATCAAGTTTCTTTTCCTAAACCTCAAG TACCTGGTTCCATTTCTCCTGAACCAGACTGGCTCTTTGGTCTACTATTATACACTTTCCACCACAG AGTTATCGCTTGCTGTTCCTGTGGCCAACTCTCTCACCTTCCTTTGCACCCTGCTCACTGGCAAGTTACTGGGTGAAGAGTTTGGAGGCAAAC AGGCTGTCGCAGGAATGTTCCTTACCATGGCTGGCATCACTCTGTGTGTTATAAGCTCCATTGACGACAAAGACACTGGCAAGCAGAATATGACCCAGGCTGCACACTGA
- the ncmap gene encoding noncompact myelin-associated protein, whose amino-acid sequence MQASTVSSVTNTTVPSNTTTITKSKEQVLIQSSGAMIAVIVIGIIIILAILLIILKTYNRRTHVSRVLGASGGSKPRAKMSQSTIQSSMPLNTMGVSSVSGSVTNSNPTSDRVELNSVEGNHIEQFSTTSGSTAITIHDAPSSGNT is encoded by the exons ATGCAAGCCTCAACTGTCTCGTCTGTGACCAacactacagtaccttcaaACACAACCACCATCACAAAGTCCAAAGAACAAGTGCTCATCCAGA gtTCTGGGGCGATGATCGCTGTTATTGTCATAGGCATCATAATCATTCTCGCCATTCTCCTGATCATCCTGAAGACGTACAACAG GCGGACTCATGTATCCAGAGTCCTGGGTGCCAGCGGCGGCTCCAAACCTCGTGCGAAGATGTCACAATCCACAATTCAGAGCAGTATGCCGCTGAACACCATGGGAGTCAGCTCTGTGTCGGGCAGCGTCACCAATTCAAACCCAACTTCAGACAGAGTGGAGCTGAACAGCGTGGAGGGAAACCACATAGAGCAGTTCAGCACCACCAGTGGATCCACTGCGATCACCATACATGACGCGCCATCGTCAGGAAACACATAG